Proteins from one Salvelinus sp. IW2-2015 linkage group LG32, ASM291031v2, whole genome shotgun sequence genomic window:
- the LOC111956898 gene encoding carbonic anhydrase 4-like has product MNRLVVIVATLFVPTTYSAAGGLWCYHDPSCDDTTWSNIVTENCNGSRQSPINIISASAVGDESLTAFTFTKYGDNSTMNKIKNTGKTVKVTLTSGVQVTGGALSEAYDSLQFHLHWGNGTSVPGSEHTVDGTRYPMELHIVNAKSSLNGNTTAAVADDMGLAVLGFFIEAMPSNVTGSPAAWNTLTSYLANITLKDEYINITHDAFSLDELLEGVDRTKYYRYFGSLTTPNCNEAVVWTVFKDPIKVSQDLIDLFSTTVHIDHNSTSDLMTNVFRNIQPVNDWVVTTQSSPTTAPPVSGASTMCSSLALMALAWMLLRV; this is encoded by the exons ATGAATCGACTTGTGGTTATCGTTGCGACACTCTTCGTCCCCACTACATACAGTGCTGCAGGCGGTT TGTGGTGTTACCATGATCCTAGTTGTG ATGACACTACTTGGTCCAACATTGTCACTGAAAATTGCAACGGATCCCGTCAGTCTCCCATCAACATCATCTCCGCATCGGCAGTGGGCGATGAATCCCTGACTGCCTTCACTTTCACCAAATACGGAGACAACTCCACAATGAACAAGATCAAGAACACTGGCAAAACTG tcAAAGTGACGCTCACTAGTGGAGTCCAGGTTACAGGTGGGGCACTGTCTGAGGCCTATGACAGCCTGCAGTTTCACCTCCACTGGGGGAATGGTACCTCAGTACCTGGGTCGGAGCACACAGTGGATGGAACACGCTACCCCATGGAG TTGCACATAGTAAATGCCAAGTCTTCGCTCAATGGTAATACGACCGCGGCCGTTGCAGACGACATGGGACTCGCTGTTCTTGGCTTCTTCATAGAG GCCATGCCGAGTAATGTGACTGGTTCACCAGCAGCCTGGAATACTCTGACATCATACTTGGCCAACATCACActaaaag aTGAGTATATAAACATTACTCATGATGCTTTTTCATTGGATGAGCTCCTGGAAGGGGTGGACCGTACCAAATACTACCGTTACTTTGGATCCCTGACCACTCCAAATTGCAATGAGGCTGTGGTTTGGACCGTGTTCAAGGACCCTATCAAAGTCAGCCAGGATTTG ATTGATCTCTTCAGCACAACAGTGCACATTGACCACAACTCCACCTCTGACTTGATGACCAACGTCTTCAGGAACATCCAGCCTGTCAACGACTGGGTGGTGACGACCCAGAGCAGCCCAACCACAGCCCCGCCAGTGTCAGGAGCCTCCACAATGTGCTCCTCTCTGGCCCTCATGGCCCTGGCCTGGATGCTGCTGAGGGTTTAG